A region of the Hydra vulgaris chromosome 12, alternate assembly HydraT2T_AEP genome:
CTTTAACGTGAAGAGCTaagtttattgttgttgttagttaaaaaaaaaagaaaaaatcaaagacaTCATTTGTATCTAAAGACGGTAGCcatctttaaaattgtaattgtttGCAATCGACACTGAGGCTTGCGTAAATACCTTTCCGCTTTTAAATGACCGTgactgtttaattttttttttatttttttttttttcactttctttCGGTCAACTAATGACTAACAACTACACTCTTTTATCAAACTAAcgcattatatttacattattgaAAATGActgggaaaaaaaaagaacaaaataataGCATACAAAGTAAACATGAAATTGAAAACatttcgcaaaaaaaatttatacagtgatttaaaataaaaagtcgtTAACAAAACGTATATCGCTAAAGCTAAACAATTAACAAACAAGTTGTATTTCAAAGTATCACAGCGAAACACTTGTTGAATAAATGGTCATTAATTTTTAGTGTAGGGAAAGCATTTATAATGCTAGAGTCAAATTTAGCTAGACATTCAGTCAAAACATTTATCGCACATCCAAAATTTGTTAACGGTTACACGAAAACGGAAAACTGTCGAGACCGATTGGTGACTGCGTCCAAAGCAGAAGGTCTTGAATAGTGACAATAAATACGTCGTTTAGCTTTCGTACATCGTTTATAAATCGTGTTacagctgtaaaaaaaaaaaaaggaataaaatatttttacaaaccGCACTTGTGGtgcaaatacaaatataattttgatattcTTACCGCTTTTTCTCGAAGGTTTGCTATCAAACCATATCGAATCTGTAAACATGGAAAACGGTTGCTTGTTGTCATCATAGTGAAGCTTAAAGTTAGTCATGATCATTTGATAGACGCTTTCTTCATCTTCAAAGTCAACGCAATCACTCATTGTCGAGCCAAATTTTGTCCCTGACGTGTCACATTGCCAAGTCACAATCGGAACCTCCCACAAACCTGGGTAGAAATCTGAAAACGAACAAGTGTACTAATTAGCTTAGTGCagaataacaaaaagtttttagtaagcattaaaaatgttgcagtttttatattaacaaaaatacacaaaatgAAAGCATAGTATTCAAACGCAATACTTGTTGGGcagtttttcaaataacaacTTAAAGAGGGCAAGTAGTCAAAAGTATATGGCCACCATCTTACTCCTGGAAACGTAACCAACGAGCTGTCGTACAAAAAGCCGTTATCTGCTAAAATTCTAAACGTAGTTTCCGTGCTTTCGAGATATGGGTTTCGCCAACCTTTTGTAATCACACCAACCTCTGACTGAATAGTTTTCTGTTGGCCAACAATCTCCGATTCGAGTTCTGTAACAGATGCcttagaagaaaaaacaaaaacttattaaaattaaaagaatatatgtACTGAATAAATAGTCGATTAGTCGTTTAGAAAAACTGAcgaagatgattttttttaaaaaaacaaaaaaacaacaacaacaacaaacgaACAATCTTTTATAACATACATTTGCGCTCCACCACTCTGGAGGAACCCTTTGAGATACTGAGTGATCGGCTAGTTCATGTCCTGAATATACAAATAGATAACGTATACAAATACAAcgtttgttattttcaaaagtttaaactGATTTATTGCATTaagtaaactaaaaagtttaaagtttcaatatcgttatttgaaaaatgttaccGCTTTCGTAGAGCGTCTTTACTAAGGTGTAGTTTGCGTTATCTccagaaacaaaaaaagtggCTTTAATTGGACATCCGTTGAAATTGGTAACTCCGTCAAGCAAATCTTTGTGAAGCTGAACGTTTTGCGATGTAACACTGTCACCAAAAGTTAACAAGATAACTTGGGgcgtgttatttttaaataaaccaccTGGAATATCTGTTCCAGCGCACCTGCACGTTGGTAAACGACAAAGTAAGGAGTTGCAAGAagctaaaatacaaaaatttgaaatgcgtGAGAAACTGCGCGTCAGGTTTTTAGCGAAAtgatcaaacattaaaaaaatacgtcAAAACCAAGTTACCTTGACCATTTTTTGAAACTAGATCTGCCTGGTAAACCGTCGTTGGAAAAGTACTCTCGGTTGGTAGGACGTCGTTTGCTGCATCTGAAAGGTTTTCCGTTGTTTGAGTGCTTATCAAGCACAGAAAAGCCAAAAAACACGCTACTGGAAGCATTTGTTTAGTCACCTAAAGAAAAAGCcacattttaaatagtttgttctaggctagtttttattaaaacaaaaatgatcgTGCACAAATGATTACCGTAACAATTCTTTTGCTATTGATCTGAGTAACTGAtgtataattgaaaaaacttcatcaagtatttataaaacttgaaacGGAAGCGTAGCTTTATGCGCAAACTATagccattaaaaaatttgtgtagTTGTTGAAATCGTTAACATTGGAAGTATGTACTCATAGagactattaaaaaaagtaacaaatagtTTCTAGAGTCTTTATTGCATCAACAGATTCCTccgtttttatatttatgtaattaagaaataataagatttttaataataagaacgaagtaataagattttttaattactttatttctCCGTTAAAGAAAACTTGTAATCTATACGCATACATGAAAAACTAATGGCTGGAGCATGAGGAACGCATCTTCAGCTTTATCGCCGAGCCCgaaatatgaaaaactttactttacGATTACATATATGCATCAAAACGACAACTGTGAATaactagaaaaaagaaaataataaaagtatataaagaaacaaaagataGCAAACAGTTTAGAAGCACTTAAATGTTTGGCGAGATTTTAGCAATCGCTgaaaatctatataaaaaaaaaaagttctcaaataaaataaataagtaatagtaTTTATTAAGTAACATCATCACaagattaaaaatctttaatctcGTGATGAGgttacttaataaatttaattaaggcATTGAATCGTAAGATTCAATGCTTtaattaaatctatatttatttgGTTCTGCtttctttaaaagaaacatttaatttCGGATATATTGAAATCCATAGATAAAAATGATCGTTTCgattcgtttttttaaaatgctcttGTGTAGACTTCTTTTTGTTAACAATCCtgcgaatattttttttacaaatgagGTCCGCGGAATTTAATCAAATaggaagttaattttaaattatactttagaACAACAATTCTGTtgtctgaaaactttgttgagtaCTTATGGTGAAAATAAAATCGAAATGCTTTAGGGGACGACTCCAGTTTTCTTTAAAGCACGGCCAATAAAATGCTGTACAAAGAGTATAGTGTCGTAGTGCATAAAGCACTTAAAAAGAGTGCATTACAACGCAAGCTTTTTACAAGTATCACTTACAGCAAGTGCAAAACAATGGATCAAACCGTGCTATTCGACCAACCCATGAAAACTCTGTTTCATTTTTGTAAAGACGCCAGCGTTTGATCCAATCATAACGGAGGCACAGTCGCTTCAAAACTCTTGCAAACTGTCCTGTAAATAGAAATCCAAAGCTCTATGCGGATGAAGACAGTTTAAAATCTAAGCTGCAATTTCTCTTGCATAAGTCGCATTCAAGTTCAGTAACTCCGCAGCAATGTTACTTGAAAAATGATCCAATGCATAAGAAAGATAAATATAGTAAAGCAAACTTTCCCGGGTGATTTTGCGGAAATATTCAAACTTGACATTGATGCTGAAAAAATTTGGCAATACTACTGTAAAACTTTCTTAATAAGAACCGGAtactaactttaattaaatactacatttaactaaaattattaattagttatttgttgaaaaatataaatagcgGCACCATC
Encoded here:
- the LOC124808197 gene encoding chitin deacetylase 8-like isoform X2; the encoded protein is MLPVACFLAFLCLISTQTTENLSDAANDVLPTESTFPTTVYQADLVSKNGQASCNSLLCRLPTCRCAGTDIPGGLFKNNTPQVILLTFGDSVTSQNVQLHKDLLDGVTNFNGCPIKATFFVSGDNANYTLVKTLYESGHELADHSVSQRVPPEWWSANASVTELESEIVGQQKTIQSEVGVITKGWRNPYLESTETTFRILADNGFLYDSSLVTFPGVRWWPYTFDYLPSLSCYLKNCPTNFYPGLWEVPIVTWQCDTSGTKFGSTMSDCVDFEDEESVYQMIMTNFKLHYDDNKQPFSMFTDSIWFDSKPSRKSAVTRFINDVRKLNDVFIVTIQDLLLWTQSPIGLDSFPFSCNR